A single region of the Lysinibacillus sp. B2A1 genome encodes:
- a CDS encoding DUF2619 domain-containing protein — protein MMTIIEKSVLAMVILRVLSGSIEVSAGLLMLKLNNLEKAFYINTMLALVGPTVLIVTTAIALFGLADKIPVTRIICLFTGITLIIISSHVK, from the coding sequence ATGATGACAATTATTGAAAAATCGGTTCTTGCTATGGTTATTTTACGTGTATTGTCTGGAAGTATTGAAGTAAGTGCTGGATTGTTGATGCTAAAGTTGAATAATTTAGAAAAAGCATTCTATATTAATACAATGCTTGCATTGGTTGGTCCAACAGTTTTAATCGTAACGACAGCAATTGCATTATTTGGACTAGCTGATAAAATTCCTGTGACGAGAATCATTTGCCTATTTACAGGAATTACACTTATTATTATTAGCTCACATGTTAAGTAA
- a CDS encoding RNA polymerase subunit sigma: MEFEIVQRAIRGDHQAILSLIEMDEEILYRMAFTYLKNEQDALDVMQELVYKALKKMHTVQQHEYARTWLVRVLINCCKDHLRKRQPTVSIEEHHLVDWVIYSDIEKLLEHLSLSEQQLVYMKYFQQLRNKEIAELNQIPEGTVKSKLHHILKKLRNFAGEKEDWL; encoded by the coding sequence ATGGAATTTGAAATCGTACAGCGTGCTATTCGTGGGGATCATCAAGCGATACTTTCTCTTATTGAAATGGATGAAGAAATTTTATATCGCATGGCTTTTACATACTTGAAAAATGAGCAAGACGCTTTAGACGTGATGCAGGAGCTGGTTTACAAGGCACTGAAAAAAATGCATACCGTTCAACAGCACGAATATGCCAGAACATGGCTCGTGCGCGTCTTAATCAATTGTTGTAAAGACCATTTACGAAAACGCCAACCAACCGTTTCAATTGAGGAACATCATCTAGTTGATTGGGTCATCTACTCTGATATAGAGAAGTTATTGGAACATTTATCCTTGTCAGAGCAGCAACTCGTCTATATGAAATATTTTCAGCAACTAAGAAACAAAGAAATTGCAGAGCTAAATCAAATTCCTGAGGGTACTGTAAAGTCTAAGCTTCATCACATACTAAAGAAGCTTAGAAACTTCGCTGGAGAAAAGGAGGACTGGCTATGA
- a CDS encoding gamma-type small acid-soluble spore protein translates to MANNNQNFNSNIPNATPNAMNEEFGNETDVNQIRQQIQQAEANKKFASGSLNSMNEEFGTETDVNQIRQQIQQAEANKKFASGRFANENNTK, encoded by the coding sequence ATGGCTAACAACAATCAAAATTTTAACTCAAATATTCCCAATGCAACACCAAATGCAATGAACGAAGAATTTGGAAATGAGACTGATGTTAATCAAATTAGACAACAAATTCAACAAGCGGAAGCTAACAAAAAATTTGCTTCTGGTTCACTAAACTCGATGAATGAAGAATTCGGGACCGAGACTGATGTTAATCAAATTAGACAACAAATCCAACAAGCAGAGGCTAACAAAAAATTTGCTTCTGGTCGATTTGCAAACGAAAACAATACAAAATAA
- a CDS encoding histidine kinase: MIKRYLSIISLLLFTLFIIFAFITPIVVNGTSEIGDIVVISLIVASFLTAFFSQKGKLRIFALIVSSIPMLFLLGLILLPILYLFEQ; this comes from the coding sequence GTGATAAAAAGATATTTGAGTATTATTTCATTGTTATTGTTTACTTTGTTCATTATATTTGCTTTTATTACACCAATCGTAGTGAATGGAACCTCGGAAATTGGGGACATTGTGGTCATTTCATTAATTGTAGCATCATTTCTAACTGCATTTTTTAGCCAAAAGGGTAAATTACGAATTTTTGCTTTAATTGTTTCCTCGATTCCAATGCTTTTTCTATTAGGCTTAATTTTGCTTCCAATATTATATCTATTTGAGCAATAA
- a CDS encoding MFS transporter encodes MVRGSWRALLWIGLSELCALSLWYSASVIAPELITIWNLSSNSEAWLSASVPIGFVIGALFSSYFGIADRFNPRKVFAISAFLGAILNALLILVNSSFFGILLRILTGITLAGVYPIAVKILSQWFPQKRGLAIGILIAALTLGSSLPHFVVMFFSSLSWKFVIVCSSVLALLSAIIITTILDDAPVISQKVPFSFQLIKKVVVNKPVMLANYGYFGHMWELYAMWTWLPAFLTASFLTYSSETPHWFIALSSFISIGIAGGIGCVVGGLISDKIGRANLTIISMIISASCSIVIGFTFGQSIWFTLIISMIWGMSVISDSAQFSAAVSEIAEVEYVGTALTFQMCIGFLITIFSINLIPIIQKLLGWEWGFSILAIGPILGIFSMVKYKRYELNNERV; translated from the coding sequence ATGGTTCGAGGTTCTTGGAGAGCATTGTTATGGATAGGTTTATCAGAATTATGTGCTTTAAGCTTATGGTATAGTGCATCAGTGATTGCGCCTGAGTTAATTACAATTTGGAATCTGAGCTCAAATTCGGAAGCATGGCTTTCTGCATCTGTTCCTATTGGATTTGTAATAGGAGCATTATTTAGTTCATACTTTGGGATTGCTGATCGCTTTAATCCAAGAAAAGTTTTTGCAATATCAGCATTTCTAGGTGCAATATTGAATGCCCTACTCATTCTAGTCAATTCCAGCTTCTTTGGTATTCTATTAAGGATTTTAACTGGCATAACCCTTGCTGGTGTATACCCAATAGCTGTAAAGATTTTATCCCAATGGTTTCCCCAAAAACGTGGTTTGGCAATTGGAATTTTAATAGCAGCTTTAACATTAGGCTCATCATTACCCCACTTTGTTGTGATGTTCTTTTCTTCATTAAGTTGGAAATTCGTGATAGTTTGTAGTTCAGTTTTGGCTCTATTATCAGCTATTATCATCACTACTATTTTAGACGATGCTCCAGTAATATCACAAAAAGTGCCTTTCTCGTTTCAATTAATAAAAAAGGTAGTAGTGAATAAACCAGTAATGCTTGCAAACTACGGCTATTTCGGCCATATGTGGGAATTATACGCGATGTGGACATGGCTTCCCGCTTTTTTGACAGCTAGTTTTTTAACCTATTCTTCAGAAACTCCGCATTGGTTCATTGCATTATCGTCATTTATTTCAATAGGAATTGCAGGAGGGATAGGGTGTGTCGTAGGTGGACTAATCTCAGATAAAATCGGAAGAGCCAATTTAACGATTATTTCTATGATAATCAGTGCTAGCTGTTCTATAGTAATAGGCTTTACATTTGGACAATCTATTTGGTTCACACTAATCATTTCTATGATTTGGGGGATGTCTGTCATATCCGATTCCGCCCAATTTTCTGCAGCAGTTTCAGAAATAGCAGAAGTTGAATATGTAGGTACAGCCCTAACTTTTCAAATGTGTATTGGTTTCCTAATTACTATATTTTCTATCAATCTCATCCCTATTATTCAGAAGCTCCTTGGTTGGGAGTGGGGTTTTTCAATTTTAGCAATTGGACCTATTCTAGGAATTTTCTCGATGGTCAAATACAAACGTTACGAACTCAATAATGAGAGAGTATAA
- a CDS encoding DUF4256 domain-containing protein — MTKSKMELSLEQREELLRTLEARFEKNMNRHKGLEWDKIQARLEANTEKLWSLNEMEVTGGEPDVVGHDNKTDEYIFYDCSVESPKGRRSVCYDREALESRKKHKPENNAIDMATDMGIELLTEEQYRELQKLENFDMKTSSWVQTPENIRNLGGAIFCDYRYDTVFVYHNGADSYYAARGFRGSLKV; from the coding sequence ATGACAAAGAGCAAGATGGAGTTGTCACTAGAACAACGGGAGGAACTACTAAGAACTTTGGAAGCCCGTTTTGAGAAAAACATGAATCGTCATAAAGGACTTGAATGGGATAAAATACAAGCTAGGCTTGAAGCAAATACTGAAAAACTATGGTCACTCAATGAAATGGAAGTAACTGGTGGAGAACCAGATGTAGTTGGCCATGATAATAAGACGGACGAATACATTTTTTATGATTGTTCAGTGGAAAGTCCTAAAGGACGCAGAAGTGTTTGTTATGATCGTGAAGCATTGGAATCAAGGAAAAAACACAAACCAGAAAATAACGCTATTGATATGGCAACTGACATGGGTATTGAACTTTTAACAGAAGAACAATACCGGGAGTTGCAGAAACTTGAAAACTTCGATATGAAAACGTCTAGCTGGGTCCAAACACCTGAAAATATTAGAAATCTCGGTGGGGCCATATTTTGTGATTATCGTTACGATACTGTCTTTGTATACCATAATGGAGCAGATTCCTACTATGCTGCTAGGGGCTTCCGTGGCTCACTAAAGGTCTAA
- the arsM gene encoding arsenite S-adenosylmethyltransferase (in Rhodopseudomonas palustris this protein confers resistance to arsenite; catalyzes the formation of a number of methylated intermediates from arsenite and SAM producing trimethylarsine) yields MKREDDIRANVRESYTKVALKLESTQGCCTPAPSCCNPKENKNVSIEEISQKMGYTKEELASIPNGANMGLSCGNPQAIADLKPGEIVVDLGSGGGFDCFLAAQKVGKDGRVIGIDMTPEMISKARRNAEKPGYEQVEFRLGEIEHMPVADHTADIIISNCVINLSPNKPQVFKEAYRILKTDGRLAISDVVLTAALSESYLSDMNLYSGCVSGAISIEEYEALLKDAGFTNITIILKDESKEFIREWEPHYDLENYIVSAIIQAVKKTNE; encoded by the coding sequence ATGAAAAGAGAAGATGATATTCGTGCAAATGTACGTGAAAGTTATACGAAGGTAGCATTGAAATTAGAAAGTACACAGGGATGCTGTACGCCAGCTCCTAGCTGCTGTAATCCAAAAGAGAATAAAAATGTTTCTATTGAAGAGATTTCGCAAAAAATGGGCTATACAAAAGAGGAACTAGCTTCTATCCCAAACGGGGCTAATATGGGGCTTAGCTGTGGCAATCCACAAGCTATCGCGGACTTGAAGCCTGGAGAAATTGTTGTTGATTTAGGGTCAGGTGGTGGCTTCGATTGCTTCTTGGCTGCCCAAAAGGTAGGGAAAGACGGTAGGGTAATTGGCATTGATATGACACCTGAAATGATTTCCAAGGCACGTCGTAATGCGGAAAAGCCTGGATATGAACAAGTAGAATTTCGTTTAGGTGAAATTGAGCATATGCCTGTTGCAGATCATACCGCTGATATTATCATTTCAAATTGTGTGATCAATCTATCGCCAAACAAACCTCAGGTATTTAAAGAGGCCTACCGTATTTTAAAAACAGACGGTCGTTTAGCAATTTCAGATGTAGTGTTAACGGCAGCCTTATCAGAGAGTTATTTATCAGATATGAATCTATATTCGGGCTGTGTCTCTGGTGCCATTTCGATTGAAGAGTACGAGGCACTATTAAAAGATGCAGGCTTTACAAATATCACAATCATACTAAAAGATGAGTCAAAAGAATTTATTCGTGAATGGGAACCTCATTATGATTTAGAAAATTATATTGTCTCAGCTATTATCCAGGCTGTAAAAAAAACAAATGAGTAA
- a CDS encoding ArsR family transcriptional regulator: protein MDNILIEKQLKAAADLNRIKLLACMKYGEVCVCDFVDVLGISQPAVSQHLRKLKEAGIITERKVGTWKHYRLVEDQTPLMKGILDQIQPLNGCNCVSDCCHEGEK, encoded by the coding sequence ATGGACAATATACTCATTGAAAAACAATTAAAAGCAGCAGCTGACTTAAATCGCATTAAATTACTTGCATGTATGAAATATGGGGAGGTATGTGTATGTGATTTTGTAGATGTTCTAGGCATTTCACAACCCGCAGTTAGTCAGCATCTACGAAAATTAAAGGAGGCAGGCATTATTACTGAGCGAAAAGTAGGGACATGGAAACATTATCGTTTAGTGGAAGATCAAACCCCACTGATGAAGGGGATTTTAGACCAAATTCAGCCTTTAAATGGATGTAATTGTGTTTCTGATTGTTGCCATGAAGGAGAGAAATAA
- a CDS encoding GntR family transcriptional regulator: MSKAIQNGDYLFKKVYDYVLHRIERKEWKEHEKIPSVRQLASEMNVHRLTVLKAYQLLKQHDKVYVKDKAGYFVQSNMTKNLEYLDLDNPIISAYVQNNHLSEIHQLPVSYHFSQALIDPNLLPNHYFSDYVKKVFDFYPKVLATYSTVQGDLELRETLTQYFINQYKTHLGADDLLITSGSQQAIHLIAQTFIKPRDVVLFERPSYSAAIDIFKAQGAQIVTVDIHPDGYDLEQVEYYIKQYKPRLFYLNPTFHNPTGYTVSVEQRKKLVELAEQYRCLLIEDDAYHDIYFDHAPPPPIYTYDTTGTVIYIRSFCKYISPGLRIAAVICQSSSLMNSLLAVKSLADNGSPLLNQKIFLHYFSSLRLQQHLEKIRIALQIRKEIMEKELAVTDWKWISPKGGLNLWVQLPDTLPTELLLTKSIEQSISFVPGQVCDPLKQLSSWIRLSYSYVNEKQLREGVKRLVAVAQSLYK; encoded by the coding sequence GTGAGCAAAGCGATTCAAAATGGAGACTACCTTTTTAAGAAAGTATACGATTATGTACTTCACAGAATAGAACGTAAAGAATGGAAAGAACATGAAAAGATTCCCTCTGTTCGGCAATTAGCATCTGAAATGAATGTTCATCGATTAACTGTCTTAAAGGCTTATCAATTACTGAAACAGCATGACAAAGTTTATGTAAAAGATAAAGCAGGCTATTTTGTCCAATCCAATATGACGAAAAACCTTGAATATCTAGATCTGGACAATCCAATTATTTCTGCATACGTACAGAATAATCATTTATCTGAAATCCATCAATTACCTGTTTCCTATCATTTTTCTCAGGCGTTAATTGATCCAAATCTTTTGCCTAATCATTATTTTTCAGATTACGTGAAGAAAGTGTTTGATTTTTATCCAAAAGTACTTGCAACCTACTCAACTGTGCAAGGTGATTTAGAGCTACGTGAAACACTCACTCAATATTTTATCAATCAGTATAAAACTCATCTGGGTGCAGACGATCTGTTAATCACTTCTGGCTCACAGCAAGCGATTCACTTAATCGCTCAAACCTTTATTAAGCCAAGAGATGTCGTTTTATTCGAACGTCCAAGCTATAGTGCTGCGATTGATATTTTTAAAGCACAGGGAGCGCAGATTGTAACGGTTGATATCCATCCAGACGGGTACGATTTAGAGCAGGTTGAATACTATATTAAACAATACAAGCCACGCCTATTTTATCTCAATCCCACATTCCATAACCCGACTGGTTATACTGTTTCTGTCGAGCAGCGCAAAAAATTAGTAGAATTAGCTGAACAGTATCGATGTCTATTAATTGAGGACGATGCCTATCACGACATCTATTTTGATCATGCCCCGCCACCACCAATTTACACATATGATACTACTGGGACAGTCATTTATATCCGGAGCTTTTGCAAATATATCTCACCTGGTTTGAGAATTGCGGCTGTTATTTGTCAATCATCATCATTAATGAATTCACTACTAGCAGTAAAATCGTTAGCTGATAATGGTTCACCGCTTCTCAATCAAAAAATTTTTCTCCATTACTTTTCATCACTAAGATTGCAGCAGCACTTGGAGAAAATTCGGATTGCCCTACAGATCCGAAAGGAAATCATGGAGAAAGAGCTAGCAGTAACAGATTGGAAATGGATCAGTCCGAAAGGTGGTCTTAATTTATGGGTGCAGCTCCCAGATACACTTCCAACTGAATTATTATTAACCAAAAGTATCGAGCAATCTATATCCTTTGTGCCAGGTCAAGTTTGTGATCCATTAAAACAACTATCATCCTGGATACGTTTAAGCTATTCTTATGTAAATGAAAAACAACTAAGGGAAGGGGTAAAAAGGTTAGTTGCAGTGGCACAATCTCTTTATAAGTGA
- a CDS encoding EamA family transporter: protein MVIINYFFMCLIFGTTFLAIKIGVDAGVPPFLSAGLRFFIAGLLLFSFMVWREKTTIGLLFRKEMFFTGIGLTFGTFATLYWAEQYVTSGVAAVLSATGPMMIIVIQTFILKQKGNRKSFIGCVVGVIGVMLLILPSFSIEISPFWMIGCFAIILGEVFYASGTIYTKYVIRKFETTSPIALNAAQMMHGGILLIILSLFTESIQLEYLLSPASIGSLLYLTIIGSMIGHSIYYWLVSRTNPIFPSTWLYISPLIAVILGVTFYHEYISWVTGIGTLTIIVGTVLVNFETLQKLFWRKKTVLQDIKN from the coding sequence ATGGTTATTATTAATTATTTCTTTATGTGTTTGATTTTTGGAACGACATTTTTAGCGATTAAAATTGGTGTTGATGCAGGCGTGCCCCCATTTTTATCAGCTGGACTTCGTTTTTTCATTGCTGGTTTGCTGCTATTTAGTTTTATGGTTTGGAGAGAAAAAACGACAATAGGGTTACTATTTCGGAAAGAGATGTTTTTTACAGGAATAGGTTTAACCTTTGGGACGTTTGCCACATTATACTGGGCAGAACAGTATGTGACATCAGGGGTCGCAGCTGTCTTATCTGCTACAGGTCCAATGATGATTATCGTTATTCAGACATTCATCTTGAAGCAAAAAGGAAATCGGAAATCATTTATTGGTTGTGTCGTCGGAGTCATTGGTGTCATGCTCTTGATCTTACCTAGTTTTTCAATTGAGATTAGTCCCTTCTGGATGATTGGTTGTTTCGCGATTATATTGGGTGAAGTTTTTTACGCATCTGGAACGATTTATACCAAGTATGTCATCCGAAAATTTGAAACGACATCACCGATTGCTTTAAATGCAGCGCAAATGATGCATGGTGGGATTTTATTAATCATTTTGTCACTTTTTACCGAGAGCATTCAGCTTGAGTATCTTTTAAGCCCAGCTTCAATTGGCTCTCTACTTTATTTAACTATTATTGGTTCAATGATTGGGCATAGCATTTATTATTGGCTTGTTTCACGGACAAATCCTATTTTTCCTTCTACATGGCTGTATATCTCACCATTAATTGCCGTTATACTAGGTGTTACCTTTTATCATGAATATATTTCTTGGGTAACAGGCATAGGAACTTTGACGATTATTGTAGGAACGGTTTTAGTCAATTTCGAAACATTACAGAAGCTGTTTTGGAGGAAGAAGACTGTTCTTCAGGATATTAAAAATTAA
- a CDS encoding MBL fold metallo-hydrolase, which produces MEISKGVEMLQLDFHGKIIHPTLLWDQEMAVLIDTGFPSQFEDLRAAMEKVGVSFDKLKVIILTHQDIDHIGSLPEILQECGRHIKVYAHELDKPYIQGDLPLLKDGHIENPPKGKVNDTLIDGQELPYCGGIRVIHTPGHTPGHISLYLKQSKTLIAGDSMYSVNGIIEGIHVPTVLDLKEAQLSLKKYLDLDIESVVCYHGGLSMININDQIQKVILY; this is translated from the coding sequence ATGGAAATTTCTAAGGGCGTAGAGATGCTTCAGCTTGATTTTCACGGAAAAATTATTCATCCCACTCTTTTATGGGATCAAGAAATGGCTGTATTAATAGACACAGGGTTTCCTAGTCAATTTGAAGATTTACGCGCAGCAATGGAAAAGGTAGGAGTGTCGTTTGACAAACTAAAGGTTATCATTTTGACGCATCAGGATATAGATCATATAGGTAGCCTTCCTGAGATATTACAGGAGTGTGGAAGGCATATTAAAGTTTATGCTCACGAACTAGATAAGCCCTATATTCAAGGAGACTTACCTCTTTTGAAAGATGGGCACATAGAGAATCCACCAAAGGGAAAAGTGAATGATACCTTGATTGACGGTCAAGAACTGCCGTATTGTGGCGGAATTCGTGTCATTCATACTCCGGGGCATACTCCAGGCCATATTAGTCTCTATTTGAAACAAAGTAAAACACTGATTGCCGGGGATTCGATGTACAGTGTCAACGGAATAATTGAGGGAATTCATGTCCCAACCGTACTGGATTTAAAAGAGGCTCAACTCTCTTTGAAGAAATACCTAGACCTCGACATTGAATCTGTGGTTTGTTACCATGGGGGATTAAGTATGATAAATATTAATGATCAGATACAAAAAGTAATTTTATATTAA
- a CDS encoding peptidase translates to MKKKWLLPIFASFALFTGMGINDAKAATITDLSNTAKAYIGTPYKYGGTDIKTGVDCSAYTQLVFSKLGISLERTSKAQYQQGSSISKDNLQTGDLVFFNTSGDGVSHVGIYIGDSNFISATTSSGVKIDKINDPYYWGSRYIGAKRIASFSENDNGEVKNAEIDCSIYASRGEAALRLAEILHLDTSDTNSSFPDVKPSSKYAGAAGALKKIGVFTGDENGKFNPSSSITRGQLSKVLVEAFKLKQQGNAQEFNDVLSTHWASNYIAILSSNKITVGKGDGTFGVNDNVTLVQLDTFIQRLDK, encoded by the coding sequence TTGAAGAAAAAATGGTTACTACCAATTTTTGCTTCCTTTGCACTCTTTACAGGAATGGGTATAAATGACGCAAAAGCAGCGACAATAACAGATTTATCGAATACAGCAAAAGCATATATTGGCACTCCCTATAAATATGGAGGTACAGATATTAAGACAGGTGTAGATTGCTCAGCATATACACAATTGGTTTTTTCTAAGTTAGGAATTTCATTAGAACGTACATCAAAAGCTCAGTATCAACAAGGTTCTTCTATATCAAAAGACAATTTACAGACGGGTGATCTTGTATTTTTTAATACATCAGGAGACGGTGTTTCACATGTTGGAATATACATAGGTGATAGCAATTTTATCTCTGCAACTACAAGTTCTGGGGTTAAAATAGATAAAATTAATGACCCATACTACTGGGGATCTCGTTACATAGGGGCAAAACGTATTGCAAGCTTCTCTGAAAATGACAATGGTGAAGTAAAAAACGCAGAAATAGACTGTAGTATTTATGCGTCACGCGGAGAGGCTGCTCTTCGATTAGCTGAAATATTACATTTAGATACAAGTGATACAAATTCAAGTTTCCCTGATGTTAAACCATCATCTAAATATGCAGGTGCTGCTGGAGCATTAAAGAAAATTGGCGTCTTTACTGGTGATGAAAATGGAAAATTTAATCCAAGCTCCTCTATTACACGTGGTCAATTATCAAAAGTTTTAGTGGAAGCTTTTAAACTTAAACAACAAGGAAATGCACAGGAATTCAATGATGTTCTCAGTACACATTGGGCCTCTAATTATATAGCTATTCTTTCTTCTAATAAAATTACAGTAGGTAAGGGGGATGGTACTTTTGGGGTAAATGATAATGTAACATTGGTTCAATTAGATACTTTTATCCAACGATTAGACAAATAA
- a CDS encoding ornithine carbamoyltransferase, with translation MNLLSIDDLSESQITEIFHLTDQLIKNKGIKPLKGKTFVLFFPASSIRTRITFEKGIKDLGGECILFPPESLDKREALEDVINYIENWVDGVIVRHTDFSKIYELSTYSSIPIINAMTTQNHPCEILADFYSISKLKENPKDLVYTFVGPASNISKSWVSIAKVMNLKFKHVCKSGYEICKDSSNYKFFTELDNVLVSSDVILTDSLPEDLRTDDYINNYQITFKRIKEAKPHAILNPCPPFFRNEEVSEDAIASDYFVGYQFKKNLIYVQQAIILYCMGVTSLKL, from the coding sequence TTGAACTTACTAAGTATCGATGATTTGTCAGAATCTCAAATAACCGAGATTTTTCATTTAACAGATCAGCTTATAAAAAACAAAGGGATAAAACCTTTAAAAGGAAAAACTTTTGTGTTATTTTTTCCTGCATCAAGTATTAGAACGAGAATTACCTTTGAGAAGGGGATAAAAGATTTGGGGGGAGAGTGTATTTTATTTCCTCCAGAAAGTCTTGATAAGCGAGAGGCATTAGAAGATGTTATTAATTATATCGAAAATTGGGTGGACGGTGTCATTGTAAGACATACTGATTTCTCTAAAATCTACGAATTATCAACCTATTCATCTATACCCATTATAAATGCTATGACGACTCAAAATCATCCTTGTGAAATATTAGCTGACTTCTATTCTATAAGTAAGTTAAAGGAAAATCCTAAAGATCTAGTATATACATTCGTTGGACCTGCAAGTAATATCTCAAAATCGTGGGTGAGTATTGCAAAAGTAATGAACCTAAAATTCAAACATGTTTGTAAATCTGGATACGAAATATGTAAGGACTCCTCTAATTATAAATTTTTTACAGAGCTAGACAATGTATTAGTATCAAGTGATGTAATATTGACGGATTCATTACCAGAAGATTTAAGGACAGACGATTATATAAATAACTATCAAATTACTTTTAAGAGAATAAAAGAGGCTAAACCACATGCAATTTTAAACCCTTGTCCTCCATTTTTTAGGAATGAAGAGGTTAGTGAGGACGCTATTGCATCAGATTATTTTGTTGGATATCAATTTAAAAAGAACTTGATTTATGTGCAACAAGCAATCATTTTATATTGTATGGGAGTAACAAGTTTAAAATTATAA
- a CDS encoding DNA alkylation repair protein, translating into MNVEMIMQELEALGKERTKKMYMSNGAHEPLFGVATGAMKPIAKKIKIDQALAEELYASGNYDAMYFAGIIADPKAMTASDFNRWMDSAYFYMLSDYVVAVTLAEADIAQEVADKWIVSGEELRMSAGWSCYCWLLGNRSDVEFSENKIASMLEIVKNTIHDAPERTKSAMNNFLYTVGISYVPLHGLALEIAKAVGPVELKRDKKKSTILHAYESIQKEVDKGRLGFKRKYVRC; encoded by the coding sequence ATGAATGTAGAAATGATTATGCAGGAGCTTGAAGCCCTCGGTAAGGAACGGACTAAAAAAATGTATATGTCCAATGGTGCACATGAACCACTTTTTGGCGTGGCAACAGGTGCAATGAAGCCGATAGCAAAGAAAATAAAAATTGATCAAGCTTTAGCAGAAGAGCTTTATGCCTCAGGCAACTACGATGCGATGTACTTTGCAGGCATTATTGCAGATCCAAAAGCAATGACTGCGTCAGATTTTAATCGTTGGATGGATTCGGCATATTTTTATATGCTATCTGATTACGTGGTAGCAGTAACATTGGCAGAAGCAGATATTGCGCAAGAAGTTGCAGATAAATGGATTGTTAGTGGGGAAGAGCTAAGAATGTCAGCTGGCTGGAGCTGCTATTGTTGGCTTTTAGGAAATCGCTCAGATGTTGAATTCTCAGAGAATAAAATTGCCAGCATGCTTGAAATAGTGAAAAATACGATTCACGATGCTCCAGAGCGAACGAAATCAGCTATGAATAATTTTCTATACACTGTTGGGATTTCATATGTGCCACTACATGGTTTAGCGCTCGAAATTGCCAAAGCAGTAGGTCCAGTTGAACTCAAACGAGACAAGAAAAAAAGCACTATTCTACACGCATACGAAAGTATACAGAAAGAAGTAGATAAGGGGAGACTGGGTTTCAAACGTAAATATGTAAGATGTTGA